In Methanobrevibacter sp., a single window of DNA contains:
- a CDS encoding cytidylyltransferase domain-containing protein: protein MFNNNMILVVIPARGGSKGIPRKNLRLLNNKPLISYAIETAKASQYVDDVVVTTDDSQIALIAEKFGASVVRRSKELATDEISLDPVIHDAMIQKEKQAFDEYDIIITLQPTSPLIQSETLDKAIEKFEDFSLDSVISVVDDRHLSWGYDENNHRYFPNYIERVDKKSLPKSFRETGAILATRRNFVHVDSRFGTNIDIVEVSREESVNIENYEDWWIAENYLQKKRTAIVVNASDDIGTSHINRCLSLASKLVFHDVLFLIDEHHQLGVDIVDKNNFSYKTYEDEGDLLKYLIEYNPQIVINDILDTSEEYVSALKNEGYFVVNFEDLGMGSAIADIVFDDLYEHDLGEHNVFTGHKYFILKDEFYYQPPKIITNNVNRVLIAFGQFDSNNFTEKVIDAILTTNYEGRIDVVLGLDYEGIEELISKYESNTLIQIYRDVPNFSEFIFKADLIFTSPNKSMYEICSMGVPTICLCKDDRDVSHVFANNKNGFINLGLGDALERQDVVDEFVNVVNDFDLRMELHRKMLSIDLKNGFENILAVIEEEYRKFEFNKGLNQVLS from the coding sequence ATGTTTAATAATAATATGATTTTAGTAGTTATTCCGGCAAGGGGCGGTTCTAAGGGAATCCCTCGTAAGAATTTGAGGCTGCTTAACAATAAGCCGCTCATTTCCTATGCAATTGAGACAGCAAAAGCCTCTCAATATGTTGATGATGTTGTTGTAACTACTGATGATTCTCAAATTGCATTGATAGCTGAAAAATTCGGAGCGAGTGTTGTCAGACGTTCTAAAGAACTGGCAACTGATGAAATTTCGCTTGATCCTGTTATTCATGATGCAATGATTCAAAAAGAAAAACAGGCTTTTGATGAATATGATATTATAATTACTTTACAGCCTACGTCTCCATTGATACAGTCTGAAACGTTGGATAAGGCTATTGAAAAATTTGAAGATTTTAGTTTGGATAGCGTAATTTCAGTTGTTGACGACAGGCATTTGAGTTGGGGATATGACGAGAACAACCATAGGTATTTCCCAAATTATATTGAACGTGTTGATAAAAAATCACTTCCGAAGTCATTTAGAGAAACAGGTGCTATTCTGGCAACAAGAAGAAACTTTGTTCATGTTGATTCACGGTTTGGCACTAACATTGACATCGTTGAGGTGTCCCGTGAGGAAAGTGTTAATATTGAAAACTATGAGGATTGGTGGATTGCAGAAAATTATTTGCAAAAGAAAAGAACAGCAATAGTTGTAAATGCCTCTGATGATATTGGAACAAGCCATATTAATAGATGTTTGTCTTTGGCTTCAAAATTAGTGTTCCATGATGTGCTGTTTTTAATTGACGAACATCACCAATTGGGCGTGGACATAGTGGATAAAAATAATTTTTCTTATAAAACTTATGAGGATGAAGGCGATTTGCTGAAATACTTAATTGAATATAATCCTCAGATTGTCATCAATGATATTTTAGACACTTCTGAAGAATATGTCTCCGCTTTGAAAAACGAAGGTTATTTTGTTGTCAATTTTGAAGATCTGGGTATGGGCAGCGCTATTGCCGATATTGTCTTTGATGACTTATATGAGCATGATTTGGGAGAACATAATGTGTTCACAGGTCATAAGTATTTCATTTTAAAGGATGAATTTTATTATCAGCCGCCTAAGATAATCACAAATAATGTTAACCGGGTTTTGATTGCTTTTGGCCAATTCGACTCAAATAATTTCACAGAAAAGGTCATTGATGCAATTCTAACTACTAATTATGAAGGAAGAATCGATGTAGTTTTAGGCTTGGATTATGAAGGCATTGAGGAACTTATTTCAAAATATGAATCCAATACATTGATTCAAATTTACAGGGATGTACCAAACTTCAGCGAATTTATTTTTAAAGCAGACCTTATTTTCACATCTCCTAATAAATCAATGTATGAAATCTGCTCAATGGGTGTGCCAACTATTTGTCTTTGTAAGGATGATAGGGACGTGTCACATGTATTTGCAAATAACAAGAACGGATTTATTAATTTAGGTCTTGGAGATGCCCTTGAAAGACAGGATGTTGTGGACGAATTTGTAAATGTAGTGAATGATTTTGATTTGAGGATGGAATTGCATAGGAAGATGTTGTCAATTGATTTGAAAAACGGGTTTGAAAATATTTTGGCAGTAATTGAAGAGGAATACCGCAAATTCGAATTTAATAAAGGTTTAAATCAGGTTTTATCATGA
- a CDS encoding N-acetylneuraminate synthase family protein: MNIFNKKPFLIANISFNFYDLAKKENISYMDAAKLLIDDAQLCGVDAVIFHAYDVEKFISRDSPSFWNLSLEESVSQFELFNKYGKFGIGEYRKLAQYCSELGIKFLSEPLDFESVDLLDDFVDVYKISSSDLTNIPFVKHVASKNKSILLSTGGATLIEIKNAINAIEDVSTSNIAIMHSILSYPTEYKDANLLMIKDLVQNFPDYEIGYVDYTKPDKDMMVLTTAYSYGATILEKHFTFDKTLGGYYNTFAMDPDDVIHFKNNALFLSRINGFTNKQPLICESYARKEIRKSIVAKRDIKKGETISESDISFKRPGKGISPAQMDDVVGKIANRNIEKNTFIDFGMLD; the protein is encoded by the coding sequence ATGAATATATTTAACAAAAAACCATTTCTGATTGCAAATATCAGTTTTAATTTTTATGATTTGGCAAAAAAAGAAAACATATCATATATGGATGCAGCAAAACTGTTAATTGATGATGCGCAATTATGCGGTGTGGATGCAGTCATATTTCATGCATACGACGTTGAAAAATTTATTTCACGTGATTCTCCATCTTTTTGGAATCTTTCTTTAGAAGAATCCGTGTCTCAATTTGAATTGTTTAATAAATATGGAAAATTTGGGATTGGAGAATATCGTAAATTAGCGCAGTATTGCAGTGAATTGGGTATTAAATTTTTATCTGAACCACTTGATTTTGAATCTGTTGACTTGTTGGATGATTTTGTAGATGTGTATAAGATTTCTTCATCTGATTTAACAAATATTCCTTTTGTTAAACATGTTGCTTCTAAAAACAAATCAATATTGCTTTCAACAGGTGGGGCTACTTTAATCGAAATTAAAAATGCAATCAATGCTATTGAAGATGTTTCCACTTCAAACATTGCCATTATGCATTCTATTTTATCTTATCCCACTGAATATAAGGATGCAAATTTGCTGATGATAAAAGACTTGGTGCAAAACTTTCCGGATTATGAAATTGGTTATGTCGATTATACAAAACCGGATAAAGACATGATGGTTTTAACAACTGCTTACAGTTATGGAGCCACTATTCTAGAAAAGCATTTCACTTTTGATAAAACATTAGGCGGATACTATAATACTTTTGCAATGGATCCTGATGATGTAATACATTTCAAAAATAATGCTCTATTTTTATCAAGGATTAATGGATTTACAAACAAGCAACCATTGATTTGCGAATCCTATGCAAGAAAAGAGATTAGAAAATCTATTGTTGCAAAAAGGGATATTAAAAAAGGGGAAACCATTAGCGAATCCGACATCTCATTTAAAAGACCGGGTAAGGGAATTTCTCCGGCTCAGATGGATGATGTGGTTGGTAAAATAGCTAACCGGAACATAGAAAAAAATACATTCATAGATTTTGGAATGTTGGATTAA
- a CDS encoding NERD domain-containing protein gives MKVVCCKNCGAKYQLDDDDDITTFECSSCAGDLEYVEEYSDGEKSSRSSFMDTFKYDNSHIVQCEDCGLKYKIRSSDSILDYECDSCGGSLRYLDDELNNELDNYLEERRKEIQTIRQENKAQEVEPEEEQTEDNTRSLKSLTNRLENFFSEENMQQIADDERQEQEIREEEELSSKTARTTIPESVLSKFGKEFALPKTNDYNILKNFLKDEFFKGMNEYYANATPAVEHSERSFGSLIGKLSIPEPDENNVESGSLFDSNNDFNFRDMDTNNIILIVGAVIFILSIVEILLINSGIGIIALFVGVIILCYGIYKTRDVKETEKRTRIIREHLLSLPEEFYVFYNVKTPTSKSSINHLVVGPTGIYALISQKYNPKLRLESENENLNLIGSSESYEDKIEEIPTPENARRFRYTTKQAKFSQDNKVKQKALSLGEDLINFLNDNNIRNCFVEPLVGFINNEVVVINMPLTDEDLFIEELLNQIQTSTIKLDSETIDKCAVLINNYSADCSSEI, from the coding sequence ATGAAAGTCGTATGCTGTAAGAACTGTGGTGCAAAATACCAACTCGATGATGATGACGACATCACAACATTCGAGTGTTCTTCATGTGCAGGTGACCTAGAATATGTGGAAGAATATTCTGATGGTGAAAAAAGCTCTCGTTCCTCATTTATGGACACATTCAAGTATGATAATTCACATATTGTCCAATGTGAAGATTGCGGATTGAAATATAAAATCAGAAGCAGCGATAGCATACTTGATTATGAATGTGACAGCTGTGGAGGTTCTTTAAGATATCTTGATGACGAACTCAATAACGAGTTAGACAATTATCTTGAAGAAAGGCGAAAAGAAATTCAAACCATTAGACAAGAAAATAAAGCCCAAGAAGTAGAGCCTGAAGAAGAACAAACAGAAGATAATACACGCTCCTTAAAATCACTTACTAACAGATTGGAAAACTTCTTCTCTGAAGAAAATATGCAACAAATAGCTGATGATGAAAGGCAAGAGCAAGAAATTAGAGAAGAAGAGGAACTTAGTTCAAAAACTGCAAGAACTACAATCCCCGAATCTGTCCTATCCAAATTTGGAAAAGAATTTGCTCTTCCAAAAACAAATGATTATAACATTTTGAAAAATTTCCTCAAAGACGAATTTTTCAAAGGAATGAATGAGTATTATGCAAATGCCACCCCTGCTGTGGAACATTCAGAAAGGTCCTTTGGAAGCTTAATTGGAAAACTAAGCATTCCTGAACCGGACGAAAACAATGTTGAATCCGGTTCTCTTTTTGACTCAAATAACGATTTCAATTTTAGAGACATGGATACAAATAATATCATCCTCATTGTCGGGGCAGTTATTTTTATTTTAAGCATAGTTGAAATCTTATTAATAAACAGCGGTATTGGAATAATTGCTTTATTCGTTGGCGTGATTATCTTATGTTATGGAATTTATAAAACTAGAGATGTAAAAGAAACTGAAAAACGAACCAGAATCATTAGGGAACACCTATTAAGTTTACCTGAAGAGTTCTACGTGTTCTACAATGTAAAAACTCCAACTTCAAAATCTAGTATAAACCATTTAGTTGTAGGTCCAACAGGAATTTATGCACTCATTTCACAGAAATACAATCCTAAACTTAGATTAGAATCTGAAAACGAAAACTTAAATCTTATCGGATCCAGTGAATCTTATGAAGATAAGATTGAAGAGATTCCAACTCCTGAAAATGCAAGAAGATTTAGATACACAACCAAACAAGCTAAATTCTCTCAGGACAACAAAGTTAAACAAAAAGCTTTAAGTTTAGGTGAAGACTTGATTAACTTCTTAAACGACAATAACATCAGAAATTGTTTTGTCGAGCCTTTGGTTGGATTTATAAATAATGAAGTTGTTGTAATAAATATGCCTTTAACCGATGAAGACTTATTTATTGAAGAGTTACTGAATCAAATCCAAACCAGTACCATAAAATTAGATTCTGAAACAATCGACAAATGTGCTGTTTTAATTAACAACTATTCCGCAGATTGCTCTTCAGAAATTTAA
- a CDS encoding UbiA family prenyltransferase produces MNPYIEILRPGNALMGAIAIILIAIIDKSFNVPLILAMLAVFFETAAGNVINDYFDYNIDLINKPERPIPSGRISVTGGRNYGYLLFILGTICGFLISYLTNNWIPFIIVLIADVILYLYAYKLKSTPLIGNLTVGFMTGFGFVFGGFTLNTPEIILTSIYLGFFAFVMTTARELVKDIEDMEGDKAEGAKTFPILYSEKITAILALILVIIDCALCPILYFNHIFGFYYLIVIAIAVLLFIYSAILIIKNQDRTTAGKVSKYLKIGMLIAFVAFIFGSF; encoded by the coding sequence ATGAATCCATACATTGAAATATTGAGACCCGGAAATGCACTGATGGGAGCAATAGCTATAATCTTAATAGCAATCATAGATAAAAGTTTTAACGTTCCACTAATCCTTGCGATGCTTGCGGTATTTTTTGAAACCGCTGCCGGAAACGTTATCAATGACTATTTCGATTACAATATCGACCTAATCAATAAACCTGAAAGGCCAATTCCATCCGGAAGAATATCCGTGACCGGTGGAAGAAACTACGGATACCTCCTGTTTATTCTTGGAACAATATGCGGTTTTTTAATAAGTTACTTAACCAACAATTGGATTCCATTTATCATTGTGCTGATAGCTGACGTCATTCTTTATCTATATGCATACAAGCTCAAATCCACACCACTAATTGGAAATCTCACTGTAGGATTCATGACTGGTTTCGGATTTGTATTTGGAGGATTTACATTAAACACCCCCGAAATTATTCTAACTTCAATATATTTGGGATTTTTCGCATTTGTTATGACAACCGCCAGAGAGCTTGTAAAAGACATTGAAGACATGGAAGGGGATAAAGCGGAAGGCGCAAAAACTTTCCCAATATTGTATAGTGAAAAAATAACTGCAATATTGGCATTAATTTTAGTGATAATCGACTGTGCCTTATGTCCAATTTTATATTTCAACCATATTTTTGGATTTTATTATTTAATTGTGATAGCAATTGCCGTTTTACTATTCATCTACTCTGCAATACTAATCATTAAAAATCAGGACAGAACCACAGCCGGAAAAGTTTCAAAATACCTTAAAATTGGAATGTTAATAGCATTTGTTGCATTTATATTTGGATCTTTCTAG
- a CDS encoding inositol-3-phosphate synthase, whose protein sequence is MDKIKIAIVGIGNCASSLIQGIHYYDGKKPEDAIGLMHWDIGGYEPSDIDVVAAFDVDERKVGKTIDEAIFAKPNCTTVFQKDIPKYDVEVSMGHVLDGVAEHMSNYDDEYTFVVSDAEPVDVVSVLKESGAEILVNYLPVGSEEAARYYAQCALDAGIAYVNCMPVFIVSDDEWDAKFRQKGIPIVGDDIKAQIGATITHRTLTSLFMDRGVKLDKTYQINTGGNTDFLNMLNRERLDSKKESKTEAVQSVLNERMDDRDIHIGPSDYVPWQNDNKLCFLRMEGRTFGDVPMNIELRLSVEDSPNSAGCVIDAVRCCKIGLERGIGGQLTSISSYTMKHPPVQFSDDEAYENVEKFISGELER, encoded by the coding sequence TTGGATAAAATAAAGATAGCTATTGTTGGAATAGGTAACTGTGCAAGTTCACTTATTCAAGGAATTCATTATTATGATGGCAAAAAGCCTGAAGATGCAATAGGGCTTATGCACTGGGATATTGGTGGATATGAACCTAGCGACATTGATGTGGTTGCTGCCTTTGATGTTGATGAGCGAAAAGTCGGAAAGACAATCGACGAAGCAATTTTTGCAAAACCTAACTGCACTACTGTATTTCAGAAGGACATCCCAAAATATGATGTTGAAGTAAGTATGGGTCATGTTTTGGATGGTGTTGCTGAACACATGTCCAATTATGATGATGAATACACTTTTGTTGTAAGTGATGCGGAGCCTGTTGATGTGGTTTCTGTTCTGAAGGAGAGTGGGGCTGAAATTCTAGTCAATTACTTGCCGGTAGGTTCAGAAGAGGCCGCAAGATATTATGCTCAATGTGCTCTTGATGCCGGAATAGCTTATGTAAACTGCATGCCAGTATTCATTGTAAGTGATGATGAATGGGATGCTAAATTCAGGCAAAAAGGAATTCCTATCGTTGGAGATGACATTAAAGCTCAGATAGGTGCTACTATCACTCATCGTACACTAACTAGTTTATTTATGGATAGGGGCGTTAAATTAGACAAGACCTATCAAATCAATACGGGTGGTAACACCGACTTTTTGAATATGCTCAATCGTGAAAGATTGGATTCCAAAAAGGAGTCCAAAACTGAAGCGGTTCAATCAGTCTTAAATGAAAGGATGGATGACCGCGATATTCACATTGGCCCAAGTGATTATGTCCCTTGGCAAAATGACAACAAGTTGTGTTTCCTTAGAATGGAAGGCCGCACCTTTGGTGATGTTCCAATGAATATTGAGCTCAGATTAAGCGTTGAAGACTCTCCAAACTCTGCAGGCTGTGTTATTGATGCTGTCAGATGTTGTAAAATTGGTTTAGAAAGAGGTATTGGCGGACAGCTGACTTCCATTTCTTCCTATACTATGAAGCATCCTCCAGTTCAATTCAGTGATGACGAAGCATATGAAAATGTTGAAAAATTCATTTCCGGCGAGCTGGAAAGATAA
- the oadA gene encoding sodium-extruding oxaloacetate decarboxylase subunit alpha — MAKVRFTETALRDAHQSLLATRMRTRDMIPIAEEMDSVGYFSVEAWGGATFDTCIRYLNEDPWERLRQLKSEFNKTPIQMLLRGQNLVGYKHYPDDIVTKFVEKSYENGVDIFRVFDALNDIRNMEKAIKVAKDQGAHVQGTISYTISPVHTLDGFVELAKDLEALDCDSVAIKDMAGLITPKAAYDLVSALKEETDLLVDLHCHCTSGMTPISYYAACQAGVDILDTAISPLSWGTSQPPTESMVAALQGTEFDTGLDLKLLTHIKKYFDDIKEKYMGILDPISESIDADVLLYQIPGGMLSNLISQLKEQNALDRYNDVLEEMPRVRKDMGYPPLVTPTSQIVGIQSVMNVLGGERYKTVSNEVKEYMRGMYGKSPAPVNEEISKKIIGDEEVITCRPADLLEPEFDKFKSEGEEKGFVKSDEDALTYALYPPIAPRFLKGEAEEEELVAPHTLDEDAAIGIPTEYNVEVDGDIFEVKIMPTGFMEIGEGAESSKGPIGEVEGGVISSMQGMVIKLAVNVGDKVEKGSTICVIEAMKMENDIQSEVDGTVEEIFVEPGDAVSMGDILMVIK, encoded by the coding sequence ATGGCAAAAGTAAGATTTACAGAAACAGCACTTCGTGATGCTCACCAATCTTTACTTGCAACTAGGATGAGGACTAGGGACATGATTCCTATTGCTGAAGAGATGGATAGTGTAGGATATTTCTCTGTAGAAGCTTGGGGTGGAGCTACTTTTGATACATGTATTAGATATTTAAATGAAGATCCATGGGAAAGATTAAGACAATTAAAATCTGAATTTAATAAAACTCCAATTCAAATGCTTTTGAGGGGTCAAAATTTAGTAGGATACAAACATTATCCTGATGATATTGTTACAAAATTTGTAGAAAAATCTTATGAAAATGGTGTTGACATTTTCAGAGTTTTCGATGCTTTAAATGATATTAGAAATATGGAAAAAGCTATTAAAGTAGCTAAAGACCAAGGAGCTCATGTACAGGGAACCATCAGTTATACAATTAGTCCAGTTCATACTTTAGATGGTTTTGTTGAACTTGCAAAAGACCTTGAAGCACTTGATTGTGATTCAGTGGCCATTAAGGATATGGCAGGATTGATCACTCCTAAAGCAGCTTACGATTTGGTATCTGCTTTAAAGGAAGAAACTGATTTGCTTGTTGATTTGCACTGTCATTGTACTAGTGGTATGACACCAATCAGTTATTATGCTGCATGTCAAGCAGGTGTTGATATTCTGGACACAGCAATTTCACCTCTCTCCTGGGGAACAAGCCAACCTCCTACCGAGAGTATGGTTGCAGCACTTCAAGGAACAGAATTTGACACTGGTTTGGATTTAAAATTATTAACTCACATTAAAAAATACTTCGATGACATCAAAGAAAAATATATGGGCATTCTTGATCCGATTTCTGAAAGTATAGATGCAGATGTATTGTTGTACCAGATTCCTGGAGGAATGCTTTCAAATCTCATTTCACAACTCAAAGAGCAAAATGCTCTTGACAGGTATAATGATGTGCTGGAAGAAATGCCTCGTGTTAGGAAGGATATGGGTTATCCTCCGCTCGTAACTCCAACAAGCCAAATTGTTGGAATCCAGTCTGTAATGAATGTTTTAGGTGGAGAAAGATACAAAACAGTATCCAATGAGGTTAAAGAGTACATGAGAGGAATGTACGGTAAATCACCTGCTCCAGTAAATGAGGAAATCTCTAAAAAAATAATTGGGGATGAAGAAGTGATTACCTGCAGGCCTGCAGACTTATTGGAACCTGAATTCGACAAATTCAAATCTGAAGGTGAAGAAAAAGGATTTGTCAAATCCGATGAGGATGCTCTAACTTATGCATTATATCCTCCGATTGCACCAAGATTCCTTAAAGGCGAAGCTGAAGAAGAAGAGCTCGTAGCTCCTCACACTCTTGATGAAGATGCAGCCATTGGAATTCCAACAGAATATAATGTTGAAGTTGATGGGGACATTTTTGAAGTTAAAATCATGCCTACTGGATTTATGGAAATTGGAGAAGGCGCAGAATCTTCAAAAGGCCCTATTGGTGAAGTTGAAGGTGGCGTAATATCTTCAATGCAGGGTATGGTTATTAAGCTTGCAGTCAATGTTGGAGATAAAGTTGAAAAAGGCTCTACTATCTGTGTTATTGAAGCCATGAAGATGGAAAACGATATCCAATCCGAAGTTGACGGTACTGTTGAGGAAATCTTTGTGGAACCTGGTGATGCAGTAAGTATGGGCGATATCTTAATGGTAATCAAATAG
- a CDS encoding NADH-dependent flavin oxidoreductase has protein sequence MKDIFDECQFGDFKLNSRIVRTGTWETETGEGGFLTPAIYDRYEKIASSGTGLIVSEIFALDRKDRFFPYSTSLDYPGFIKEYKMVTDIAHNYDVPILGQLAFFYYDDGDNQKVEANDITEEGIRKLQAEVIMAAKKFSFAGFDGIQINMGNNFYLARFMNPYFNQREDKYGGNTENRVRISSEIIKVIKKTMDMHVSCRINPWDVRKGGITSDESIAIARELEKAGADSIQLTARTISQIYDKGVKHPFLVYVDDLIDAVDVPVVLGGSLREMAKINDVLNNSNVEFISMSKPFVAQADFLTDWKANGEGVAICQSCNNCYSKKTSTCFKYDSSAN, from the coding sequence ATGAAGGATATTTTTGATGAATGCCAATTCGGCGATTTTAAACTCAATAGCAGAATTGTCAGAACAGGCACTTGGGAAACAGAAACAGGGGAAGGGGGATTTTTAACTCCAGCTATTTATGACAGATATGAAAAGATTGCAAGTAGCGGCACAGGATTAATCGTATCTGAAATATTTGCTCTTGATAGAAAAGACAGATTTTTCCCATATTCGACTAGCCTGGATTATCCGGGATTCATCAAGGAATATAAGATGGTGACTGACATTGCACATAATTATGATGTTCCGATCTTGGGCCAACTGGCCTTTTTCTACTATGATGATGGAGACAACCAAAAGGTAGAAGCCAATGACATAACCGAAGAGGGAATTAGGAAATTGCAGGCGGAGGTAATAATGGCCGCTAAGAAATTCTCGTTTGCAGGGTTTGATGGGATTCAAATCAACATGGGGAATAATTTTTACTTGGCTCGCTTCATGAATCCTTATTTCAATCAAAGGGAAGATAAATATGGTGGAAACACTGAAAATCGTGTAAGGATTTCATCAGAAATTATAAAAGTCATTAAAAAGACCATGGACATGCATGTAAGCTGCAGGATAAATCCGTGGGATGTTAGAAAAGGCGGAATCACCTCAGATGAAAGCATAGCCATTGCCCGTGAGCTTGAAAAAGCGGGTGCAGATAGCATTCAATTGACTGCACGTACCATATCACAAATTTATGACAAGGGCGTAAAACATCCGTTTCTAGTTTATGTCGATGATTTGATCGATGCTGTTGATGTTCCTGTTGTTTTAGGAGGATCACTGCGTGAAATGGCCAAAATCAATGATGTATTGAATAATTCCAATGTGGAATTCATTTCCATGTCTAAGCCGTTTGTGGCTCAGGCCGACTTTTTAACAGACTGGAAGGCAAATGGTGAGGGTGTAGCAATTTGTCAAAGCTGCAATAATTGCTATTCTAAAAAGACCAGTACTTGTTTTAAATACGATTCCAGTGCCAACTAA
- a CDS encoding pyridoxamine 5'-phosphate oxidase family protein, whose amino-acid sequence MALEGAERIDEFIGEAKVFFLATVDGDKPKNRPLGFHLLKDGKIYFGVGNHKDVFKQMAENPFVEIVALVETDFLRYYGKAVFEETYDFAESIVRGNEFLESIYNDETGFKLAIFHLEEATAEIRNITGEIMESYNF is encoded by the coding sequence ATGGCATTAGAAGGAGCAGAAAGAATTGACGAGTTTATTGGTGAAGCAAAAGTATTTTTCTTGGCGACTGTCGATGGAGACAAGCCTAAAAATAGGCCTCTTGGCTTTCACTTATTAAAAGACGGTAAAATTTATTTTGGAGTAGGTAATCATAAGGATGTCTTCAAGCAAATGGCTGAAAATCCTTTTGTAGAGATTGTGGCCTTGGTCGAAACTGATTTCCTCAGATATTACGGTAAGGCGGTTTTTGAAGAAACATATGATTTTGCTGAAAGCATTGTCAGAGGCAATGAATTTTTAGAAAGCATTTACAATGATGAAACCGGTTTCAAATTGGCCATCTTCCACCTTGAGGAAGCTACAGCAGAAATCAGAAACATCACTGGAGAAATCATGGAATCATATAATTTTTAA
- a CDS encoding M48 family metallopeptidase has product MAKDDRSKINPFTGKSHFDIINDDKFLQESYNEYYAMINQSQLLDDTPNGQIVRNVAIRLIQAVEDYLAQIGRSDYTKDYYDWDFHLVADDTVNAFCMPGGKIVMFSGILSVANTEEKVAFILGHEMAHALLDHSRTRASAQNAQNAITSAAWVGSFALDLVGLGGIGSLTRAATNVASIGSQYFVLNPWGRDQELEADKLGMMIIHWAGFDISSIPAFWQSMAGGNPNNHDFFSTHPSDSKRIAVMNELIHEIENQKDFYSSPVLSEVPTPKQEYESSHLIGNDVVKYCPNCGTVADIDAVFCTNCGTRFDGELTCSKCGAPIGPDDVFCNNCGAKIGDELKCSKCGASIEPDDVFCNNCGNKI; this is encoded by the coding sequence ATGGCAAAAGATGATAGAAGCAAAATCAATCCGTTCACAGGAAAATCTCATTTTGACATTATAAACGATGATAAATTCCTTCAGGAGTCCTATAATGAATATTATGCCATGATTAACCAATCACAACTTTTAGACGACACTCCCAATGGGCAAATTGTTAGGAATGTGGCAATCAGGTTAATTCAGGCCGTAGAGGATTACTTGGCTCAAATAGGCAGAAGCGATTATACGAAGGATTATTACGATTGGGATTTTCATCTGGTTGCTGATGATACTGTAAATGCATTTTGCATGCCTGGTGGCAAAATCGTAATGTTTTCAGGCATTCTTTCAGTTGCAAACACTGAAGAGAAAGTTGCATTCATATTGGGCCATGAGATGGCACATGCATTGCTTGACCACTCAAGAACCAGGGCCAGCGCTCAAAACGCCCAAAATGCAATCACATCTGCCGCTTGGGTTGGAAGTTTTGCACTCGATTTGGTGGGGTTGGGTGGAATCGGAAGTCTTACAAGAGCGGCCACCAATGTTGCCAGTATCGGATCCCAGTATTTCGTGTTGAATCCATGGGGAAGGGATCAGGAGCTTGAAGCGGATAAGCTAGGCATGATGATAATCCATTGGGCAGGTTTTGACATTTCTTCCATTCCTGCATTCTGGCAATCAATGGCTGGAGGAAATCCGAACAATCATGACTTTTTTTCAACTCACCCGTCTGACAGCAAGAGGATTGCAGTGATGAATGAGCTGATTCATGAAATTGAAAACCAGAAGGATTTCTATTCCTCTCCTGTTTTAAGTGAAGTTCCTACTCCAAAACAGGAATATGAATCTTCACATCTCATTGGCAATGATGTAGTTAAATATTGTCCGAATTGCGGCACTGTCGCTGATATCGATGCTGTATTCTGTACCAATTGCGGAACTAGGTTTGATGGGGAGCTAACATGCAGTAAATGTGGTGCTCCAATTGGCCCTGATGATGTGTTTTGCAACAATTGCGGAGCTAAAATCGGTGATGAGCTTAAATGCAGTAAGTGCGGTGCTTCAATTGAGCCGGATGATGTGTTCTGCAACAATTGCGGAAACAAGATTTAA